The following proteins come from a genomic window of Ilumatobacter coccineus YM16-304:
- a CDS encoding MIP/aquaporin family protein, with protein sequence MADDAASFPPPTGASGTTPAPAGLSRNVVTELVGTLVLMLAGPGLIVLSNGQASDLAVALSFGAGLAVAIGVIGAVANPAFTLALLVVREISIRDAVGDWIGQIAGGILGAAVVWGINDQTRSSLGANGWDRSGFRELGSVMAAELVFTIIVVVVLLSSISQGLSKASIAAFTGLAYAIGHLVLGGIDGGGMNPARSLGSAIFSDNDPNALGQVWVFIVVPLVAAVAAVFVWLMIDDAEIDDTIFDDTFVDDLQNAATGDTD encoded by the coding sequence ATGGCCGACGACGCTGCTTCGTTCCCCCCGCCGACCGGTGCCTCCGGTACGACCCCTGCGCCGGCCGGGCTGTCGCGCAACGTCGTCACCGAACTGGTCGGCACCTTGGTGCTGATGCTCGCCGGGCCGGGGCTCATCGTGCTCTCGAACGGCCAGGCGAGTGACCTCGCTGTCGCCCTGTCGTTCGGAGCGGGCCTCGCCGTGGCGATCGGCGTGATCGGCGCCGTCGCCAACCCGGCATTCACGCTGGCGCTCCTCGTCGTGCGCGAGATCTCGATCCGCGACGCGGTCGGCGACTGGATCGGTCAGATCGCCGGCGGCATCCTCGGCGCCGCGGTCGTGTGGGGGATCAACGACCAGACGCGGTCGAGCCTCGGCGCCAACGGCTGGGACCGCAGCGGTTTCCGCGAGCTCGGATCGGTCATGGCTGCCGAACTCGTCTTCACGATCATCGTGGTCGTCGTGTTGCTCTCGTCGATCAGCCAGGGCTTGTCGAAGGCGTCGATCGCAGCGTTCACCGGGCTCGCGTACGCGATCGGCCACCTGGTGCTCGGCGGGATCGACGGCGGCGGAATGAACCCGGCTCGCTCGCTCGGCTCGGCGATCTTCTCCGACAACGACCCCAATGCGCTCGGTCAGGTCTGGGTGTTCATCGTCGTCCCGCTGGTCGCTGCGGTCGCCGCGGTGTTCGTGTGGCTGATGATCGACGACGCCGAGATCGACGACACGATCTTCGACGACACGTTCGTCGACGACCTCCAGAACGCTGCGACCGGCGACACCGACTGA